Below is a window of Marispirochaeta aestuarii DNA.
AATTTATCATAAAAAGGCCCTCTTTTTCATTTTATTTGTGAGAAATGCGGGTTAGGTACCATGTATTTGGTCGTTCCCAAGCTCCGCAAAGGCGGGTATATACCCTTCTTTGTTACCGAGAAGAAACGGTCCGAACAGGCTCTCTTACAGGTTGTTCAAGAAGCATTCATTAACGGTGTATCTACCAGGAAAATAGATCGCCTGGCGAAGCAGTTAGGAATTGAGAACATCTCAGCCAGCCAAGTCTCAGAGATCAATAAAGGGCTCGATGCACAGGTTGAACAGTTCCGAAATCGTCCCTTGGAAGCAGAATATCCAGTCATATGGGTGGATGCTTTGTACGAGAAGATCCGTGTTGATCGTCGAGTCGTAAACTCCGCTGTAATGGTCGTCTGCGGCCTCTCACGGACCGGAGAGCGCGAAATATTGGCTATCGAGGCCATGGATGCGGAGAACGAAGATAACTACCGCCAGCTGTTCATGAAGCTCAAGGAACGCGGCCTCAAGAATGTGTGGCTTGCTGTTTCTGACGCTCACCAAGGATTAAAGAATGCCATTCGGAAAGAGTTCATTGGCAGCAGCTGGCAACGATGCAAGGTTCACTTCATGAGGGACATCCTCGCCAAGGTTCGAGGAAAAAACAAGTAGTATGTTGCCAGTAAAATAAAGCATATTTGGCTGCAACCAACGCTTGTAGATGCGCGAAAATATGCCAAGGATCTCATGGTAGAACTTGCTGGTAAGCACCCTGAAGCGATGGATATTCTGGATGAGGGCTTAGAGGATTCTCTGCAGTTCTTTGGCTTTGAGAAGATAGATCATCGTAAAGTTGCATCTACTAATATGCTTGAACGCCTGAATAACGAAATCAGGAGGCGATCACGGGTTGTTGGGATCTTTCCCTCGGCTGAGTCGTACATTCGACTAGTGACCTGTTACCTGATTGAATACACCGAAGACTGGACAACAAGCAGATCCTACATTAAAAAGGAAGTACTGGATGAGCAGAGAGAGCTCATCCTAGACAAGGCCGCGTAATCCACTTCGGGGGAAGGCTCCTAGGTGAAATTGCGAACTTAATTGGACACTAGCTTTTGACGCAGGCTTTCAAAAAGACTGACAATATTGTTTACACAGTCTTCCTGATATGCTTGTATTTCGTATTGAAACTGCTTGGTTTCGGTTCTTGTCATAAATATCTACATTCCCTTTGTCTTGTACGAGTCATGGACGCCGAGCATCCAAGACGGGCAAGTTTTTTCTTCTTTTTCTTCGCACATGTATTTTACCAAAATAAATCTAGCCTCCCAAGCATTTCGCACAACGTCCCGGGAATATACGACGTTCGGCGTAAGCCGAATGTGGCGTAGCCCGGAACGAAGTGGAGCGTATATTCCCTGTTATACGACCGCGACAGCGGCAAGCACCTTCAGGTGCGTAGCGTATTTTTTGGGGCATAATACTACTGGAATTTTCCATATGCATTCTTCCAGTTATCTGCTATTTCAAAAAACTTCTCATATCCATTTTTTTTAATGTAATAAACAGCCTCTTTATATTTCCTGTATTTATAACCGTTTTTTGAGTACCACTCACCAATAATATTGCAAGACTCTAACTCAGAACAATCTGCACAGGTGTCTTTTCCTTTATCTCTAAAACAACATAATTTAATTTTACATTTTGCCTTGTTTATATCTCGTTCACCTGTATCAAAACCAATTTTGCAACCTTTACAAACTCCTTCTAAAAAAGGTTTACATGTCTTGCAATATGCACCGCAGCATCCAGCATAACGATTTGGATTCATTCTACCCCCCTACTTTATTCTTTATGCCCCAAGAAATATGTCGTATAACTCCCCTTACCCGCATTATACAATAAGTTTCCCTTTCTCAGAAGCGAAACCCGTATTGCCTCGGTTATAATGGCTATGAACAGTACATTTTGTGACTCTTTGTTACAGAAGCTGAGGGAACACCTGCTTATGCGCAATTACTCTCCCCGCACGATCAAGGCGTATACCCGCTATTGCTCCGAATTCTGCACTTTCTGCCTGGATAATCCGTCCCTTGCGCGGGAGCAGAAGATTATCCGTTTTCTGAATACATACCCGGATCCCGCAACAAAAGCTGTTGCACGTTCAGCCCTAAAGTACCTGTATGCTAACATCCTTAAACTTCCGGCACCTGTTCTGCTGACAAGAACCCGAAAAACCCGGAAACTACCGACTGTTTTAACCCGGGACCAGGTAGCAATGATTTTAAATACAATTCAAAACCCGAAACACCGTGCCATGATCGCCATGATGTACGGGTCGGGACTGCGAGTCAGCGAGGTTGTCAAACTTAAAGTAGGAGATGTCAATCTGGCAAGAAACCGCATTCACGTACGTCAATCAAAAAACCTGAAAGACCGAATTACGGTTTTATCACCCTTATTGACGGATTATCTCAAGCTGATTACAAAAAACCGGCAGCCAAAAGAGTTTCTCTTTCAGACCCAATGCAGTAACAGATATTCCGTAAGGACGCTCCAGACAATTTTCAAGCGGGCGCTTTCCAAATCCGGAATTTCCCTTGCGGCGTCCTGCCACAGCCTGCGACACTCCTTCGCCACAAGCCTGTTGGAAAGCGGTGTAGATATCCGCATTATCCAGGCTCAGCTGGGGCACTCAAACATCAAGACGACAATGCTATATACACAGATTACCAGTGTAATAGAGGAATCCCTGTATTCGCCGCTTTAACGCATTGCGCAAAAGCTCCTTCTCCTGAATACTTTCTGAATTTCGCATAAGTGTCTGCAATCCGGCATAATCATCTCAAGCTGTTTTATAGAAATGTTGAGCAAAATATGCCTATAATCCGAATATCATGGAAAAAGAAATACTCATCGTTAAAAACATAAGCCGCGAAGGTCCGGGTCTCCTGGAAGAGGTAATAAAAGAATGCGGCATTGCATACACGATTATCGACCTCGATCAGGGGCAAAATTTCCCTCCCGTTGAAAATTTCGGAGCAGTGGTTGTTCTCGGCGGTCCCGACAGTGCCAACGATACAAGTGAAAAGATGAAAAGCGAATTAGCCCGTATCCGCGAAGCGATTGAATCGAATATTCCATATCTCGGCATTTGTCTCGGCCTTCAGACTCTTGTCAAGGCAGCCGGCGGCACTATCATAATAAGTCCAACCAGGGAAGTAGGTTTCATTGATCCTGAAGGTAGAAATTTCACGACTGAACTTACTGCCGAGGGTAAAAGGGATCCGCTGTTTGATGGCCTCGACCATTCATTCAAGGTTTTCCATCTTCACGGTGAAACCGTCGAACTCACAAACGACATGACACTGCTGTCGGTTGGTAAATTCTGCCGTAACCAGGTCGTAAAGGTTGGCAAAAATGCCTATGGTATGCAATGCCACTTCGAACTCACGCCGGAAATGATCGAGACCTGGATTAACGAGGACCCGGATCTTCTTTTACTCGACAAAAAGCAGCTTAAAGAGAACTTTGCGGCAATCCAGGATGACTACAGACGAACAGGACAGACGCTGTTTAATAACTTTTTACAGATAGCAGAGTTTTGAGATCTACGCTTTCAGTCGCATCGCACCCTCGCCGCATTAACGCATTGCGCATAAGCTTCTTTGCCGGATAGTTTTCCGAATTTTGCATAAGCACCAGCTTTCTATATGCATTCAAAGACATTTTCGTAGCGCTTCAGGGGAAAACACTGTTTCTGACAGTATTTTTCCGTTAAACTCCACGGTGTATGACCGGATACATCTGGCAGGTGGAAAAAACGCAGAATCCCCGCTTTCCCTACCGGATTTCGATCCTTGAAGATGCACGCACTGTCCTCGCCCTGCGCGTTCAGGACAAGTGGCCGGGACAGAAGGGAAACATCTTCTGTATCCGGGAATACGGTGCACCCGACGACGGCGAGAATCTGGAACAGATCGAATCGGTCCCCATAGCCTTTCTGCGCAGGCAGGGAAAGCGGGTGGAGATTGTCCTCGACCGCCACAACCGCAAGCGCTGCGATTTTCTGTTCCTTAAAAAAGTATCCCCCTCCGGGGAAGCCCAGGAGCAGATCTTTTTCCGGACCCAGACGGGCCTGCGTTCCCACCGCAGTAAGGGCAGCCCTCTTTTGTACGGTTCGGAAAAACTCGAGATTGTTATCGACAGTTCAGAGCGCTATCCCTGGCGCTTTCCGTCTGCAAACCTTGGCCGAAGCAGGCTTCCCGCAGGGGATTACGCCCTGGTGTGGGAAAACCGCTATATCGCTGTGGTCGAACGCAAGACCTTCGAGAATCTGCTTCACGACCTTTACGAAATCAGGATACTCCACCAGAAGCTGTCGGAGCTCTCATCCTTTCCCAATCCTGCGGTTGTAATTGAGGCCCAGTATGGGGATTATTCCGATACGGCCAGAATTGGAGACAGCTTATCAGCTCCCCACATTAACCGGCTGATCGGGGAGATTTCCGCCCTGCACCCGGGGGTTCAGCTTATTTTCGCCGGCAACCGCAAGCTCGCGAATGCCTGGACAAGCCGCTTTTTCGCAGCGGTCCGCAGACGCATAGCCGATTCCGGGCAGAACTCTGACGAAGCGGCGCAACGTCCGCCCACCTTTCTCAGTACTCCGGTCAGGCAGGACCTGGAAATTCGGAAAAAAATCCTGGAAGAGTACGCTCTGCGACCGGATGGTTTCAGCATGAAGGAACTCAAGGCAGATCTGGGTACTGCAGACACCGCACCCTTACGCAGAATAATCCAACAGCTTAAACGGGAAGAAAAAATACACTCCAGCGGAAAGGCAAGCGCCACCCGATGGCATATCTTATAGGCGAGGGGATCAGTCGGACTGCAGATTGGCCCTTAAACACCTGAATTTACCTTGTTCCGACCTTCATGTTTTGCCCTGTACATTGCCTGATCCGCCCGGGAAAGGGCCGTGGTAAAATCTTCGTTGTCCCGCATCTCAACCACCCCGATTGTAACGGTGACAGAGCTTTCCTGCTCAATCCTGGCCCTGATTCTCTCGCTTATATCCAGAGCCCTCTGCATACCTGTGTGGACGACAAGAACAAACTCATCGCCGCCCCAGCGTACAATAAAGTCTTCATCCCGGATCTGGTTCTTGGCGAGACGGGAGACTTCCTTCAAAATAAAGTCTCCAGCCAGGTGGCCAAGATTGTCGTTCACCTCTTTAAAATGGTCGATATCCAGAGTCATCAGTGATATTTGACGCTGGTTGCGGTTACTTCTGCCGAAATACTCCTCCAGAAAATGCCGGTTATAGCTTTCCGTCAGGGAATCGGTATAACCCTTGATCGATAATTTCCTGCCAGCCCGGGAAACCAGAATATGATTGAGTGCCACAAGCAGCAGAGAAAACACCATTCCCGCCGCAAAGGTTATAATACTCTGGCGCTGAAGGTCCTTATATGAATCTGTAATGTCGTGCTCGATAATAAGGTAGCGTTCTATTTCAGGGATAAAACGGATATACAGCATCAGGGTAGATCCACCCTTCTCGGCCAGATAATGGGACCCATCGCCAAGGCTTTCTGCGGGGCCGTCAAGATTATATTCATCAAAAAATGAGCGTCCCCGGTAATCAAGGGGAAGTCTCAGTTCCCCGTCCGGTTCAGCAAAAAGCATCCTGGTTTTTCTCTTTTCGCCTGCAATGTTCAGCGAAAAGCTGTCCAGGGAAATCCCGGTCCCGATAATTCCCGAAAGCTCCCCGGAGTCGCTTACAATCTTGCTGTCGAAAAAAAAGGAATAGAGTTCCACGGAGTTATCCGGATCATACAGACTGAATCGGTCCGTCTCAGGAGCGTCAAGAAAATCCTGCACCCAGCTGTCCCGGTCAGAGGAATAATCCAGCTCAAGGATGTGACCGAAGGAATCGTAATACGTATCCGTTTCAAGAAAAACCAGACCCACGTTCTTGGCCCCGAGTTCGATCCTTTTCCTCCGTACAAAATCAAGAATTCTGTCGGCATCCTCTCTGCCGTTCACACGGAACCGGGAAAGATCGACGGAATCGGCGATAAGGCGGTTTGCCAGGGAATATTTTTCTTTTACTCCATTAATTTTTCCCACAACAGTATCGGCACAGGCGGGCAGGACCGATCCGGTAAGGTTTGCACTGAATACCCTCCGGGACATTCTGAAGTGGACGTAATTAATTATAAAAAAACCGAAAAAAAAGATTATTGCCGAGAGTAAAATGATACGGTTTCGTTTATTTGCCTTTACATGCTGCATGTGTATTCAGGATCTCCGCCTCAGATTAGATCAGGACAGCAGCACCTCGTCATTCTCAAATTCCTTCTTCCTGATGGCATGAAACTTGTCCACAAGCTTTTCCACCGTCATATCCTGCTTTTCCCTGCCTTCGATGTCCAGGATTATTTCTCCTGCGTCCATCATCAGAAGCCGGTTTCCGTAGGCGATGGCGTTGGCCATGTTGTGGGTAATCATGATGGCGGTAAGCCTGTACTCTTCAATAAAGCGCTTGGTGAGTTCCAGGACCTTGGCGGCGTTCCTGGGGTCCAGGGCTGCAGTGTGTTCGTCCAGCAAAATCAGCGCCGGCCTTGACAGGACCATCATCAGCAGGGTAAGGGCCTGCCTCTGACCGCCGGAGAGCAGGTTTACGTTGTTCTTCAGCCGGGATTCAAGCCCCATATCCAGCACCTCGAGCTCCTTTCTGAACCTCTCCCTGAGCCGGCTGTTCAGGCTTATTCCGAGACCTTTGAAGCCCTTTTTGTGGCTGATGGTCATGTTGTCTTCCAGGCTCATGTTTCCCGCGGTTCCTAAAAGAGGATTCTGAAAAATGCGTCCGATATATTTGGCCCGTTTGTACTCGGGGGTTCTGGTAATATCCGCATCGTTGACGAAAATCTTCCCCTCCGTGGGAGCGTAGGTGCCGGCAATCAGATTGAAGAGAGTCGATTTACCCGCACCGTTGGAACCGATCACGGTAATAAAATCCCCTTCTTTTACATTGAGGTTCACATTATGAATCGCCCTGGTTTCGTTGACAGTCCCTTCGTTGAATACCTTGGATACCTGTTCAAGCCTGATCATACCGCTGCCTGCCTTGTTCGTTTTCCGGATCTTATCTTTGTCATGATCAGGGACAGAATTATCAGAAGGCCGGTTATCAGTTTAAGATCATTGGGGGTCATTTTGATGATGTAGCCGTAGTATCGCCCCAGAAACATGATTCCCTTGAACACCACCGAGCCGATTACCACCCGCAGCAGCAGGGGCCATATTTTATTCGAACGGATAAAAAACTCCCCGATCATCACCGAGGCAAGGCCTGTTACCACGATTCCCTGACCCAGGTTGGCGTCTGCAAATCCCTGGTACTGGGCAGCCAGGGCTCCGGCTATGCCCACAAGACCGTTGGAGAGGCCCACACCGATTATCTTCATAAGTTCCGGGTTCACTCCCTGGGAAATAACCATCTGCTGGTTGTTTCCCATGGCCCCCAGGGTAAGCCCCAGGTCGGTATGAAAAAAGAGGTCCAAGACAAGGATAATACCCCCCACAACGAACAGCAGAAAAAGGAGTACTCCGTATTCCGCAGGGATTCCAAGTCCCTCGCTCAAATCCTGGATAGCGCTGAAGGCGGTGGTCACCTGCAGAAGGGGCAGGTTGGCCCGGTTTCCCAGTACCCTGATATTCACGGAGTAGAGCATGGTCATGGTCAGGATTCCCGCCAGGAGATTCGGTACCTTCAGCTTGTTGTGGATAAGGGCGGTGACGATTCCCGCCAGGATTCCCCCCAGAAGGGCCAGCAGTATCGCGATCAGCACCGGTAGCCCGGCGGTAATGGCGGACGCCGCAATGGCCGCTCCAAAGGGAAAACTCCCGTCCACCGTCAGGTCCGGAAAATCAAGAATCCTGAAGGTAATAAATACCCCCAGGGCCAGTATGCCGTAAATCAATCCTTCGTGGAGAATACCTTCAATCACCTGTGTATGCCTTCCTGTTCAATCATCCAGAGTATCTTCGCTGCAGGATACAAAAGGTCCGCCGAAAGCGGACCTTTTAATTATATCAGAGTATCTTTGATTAAAAACCCTTTGAGGGGCTTAATTTTACCCCTGTTTCAGCGGCTTCGGGCTTCACCGTTTTCGATGATTACCGAGGCCCGGTCAATAATATCGGCAGGTACGGTAACGCCGATCTTCTTTGCCACATCCAGATTCAGGATCAGCTGATCCAGGTCTCCGGGATCCGACATGAACTGCGTGGGAATATTTGAAGGGTCTTCTCCCTCCAGAACTCTGGCTATCAGTCGGCCGGTTGCCCGTCCATGCCTGTAGTAATCGAATCCCAGGGCGGCGAAAACCTCATAATCAACTGCCGAAGTCGGGTCAGCTGACATAACGGGAATGTTCTTATCCAGAGCCGTCTGCACAACCGACTGCAGGGCGGAAAAGACGGTATTGTCGGTGCTCACATATATGGCATCGACCCGGTTCAGGATGGCCTGGGTCGCCTGCTTTACTTCCGAGGAGTTGGTCACCGTGGATTCCACAAACTCTATACCCATGTCGGCGCACACATCCCTGGCGATTCCCGCCAGCACAACGGCATTGGCTTCTCCGGTGGAGTAGACATGGCCGAGGCGCTCTACCTTCATAAGCCGGGTCAGCAGTTCGATCTGCTCCCGTACCGGAGTCATGTCGGAGTAGCCGGTAATGTTGTCTCCGCCCTCATTCAGGGAGGTAACCAGCCCGGCACCCACGGGATCTGTCACCGCCGAGTAGATTACCGGAAAATCGGTAATCGTCGATGCCAGGGCCTGGCTTGTGGGGGTCGCTATACCGACAGCGATATCCACTTTGTCGTTCTTGAACTTTATCGCGATTTGTTTTGCCGTGTTGGGGTCTCCATTGGCATTCTGCAGATCATAGCGGATGTCCGGGTAACCCAGCTCCGCCAGTTCGTCCTGAATTCCCTTCTCGATGGAATCCAGAGCCGGATGGCTGACAATCTTCGAGATTCCGATGCTGATAGCGCCGTCATCGGCCTGTTCGGCACTGCCTTCGGCGAACAGACAGACTGCCGTCAAAGCCGCAAGCAGAATGCAGGTAATCTTTTTCATAGTATTCTCCTGTTCCGGTTTTTCCTGTTCTAATGTTACTTTACATAGAAACACATTTACAATACGGCACAATCTGCCCTTCCGTCAAGTGCTTTCAGCTGGACTTTTCCCTTTTCCCGGGCTACTTTTCATATACCATGACAATTTCACCAAAAGAACGTTCATTAAACAGAAAAATTCTCAAGCGACTCAAAGCCTATCCCCACAGCCTGGCGGAAATTCTGCTGGAAGACCCGGAGGTCCGGGCCATGCAGGAGTACGCCAATACGGTATCGATAAAACGCCTCGGCTTCAACGATCACGGCCCGGTACACATGCGGGTAGTACTGATGAACGCCATTACCATGATGGAACTTCTGCGCGATGCGGGAATACCCACAAGTCTTGAGACCGAGGAGACCGGCGATTTTAACGACAGCCTGAGCGCCGTAATGCTGGCCTCCTTTCTGCACGACCTGGGCATGAGTATCGGCCGGCAGGACCACGAGCTGCACAGCACCTACCTGGCCTATCCCATAATCGACCGCCTCCTGAAGGAGGTCTACCCCGATGATCTGCAGAAGCGGGTGGCCCTCCGATCCCTGGCAATCGAGGGCATCGTCGGGCACATGGCCCACCACACCATCCATTCCCTGGAGGCGGGGGTCATCCTGGTTGCCGACGGCTGCGATATGGAGCGGGGCAGGGCAAGGATACCCATGTTTCTGAACACCTCCCCCAAGGTGGGGGATATTCACAAATACTCCGCCAATTCAATTGAAAAGGTGACCATCGAGGCCGGGAAGGAACTTCCCGTCAGGATTCAGGTGGACATGTCCACGGAGGTGGGATTCTTTCAGGTTGAGGAGGTGCTCCTGACCAAGATCGCCAGGAGCACCATGAAACCCTATATAGAACTCTTTGCCGGGGTAATCGGCGGAGAGCTTAAACGCTACCTTTAGAGCTCTTCATCGGGCAGTTCCACCCGGATGTGGAGCTCCTCCAGCTGTTTCTCCGAGACTTCCCGGGGGGAACCCATCATCGGTTCCTGGGCCTTCTGGTTCATCGGAAAAGCCACGATCTCCCGCAGGTTCTCAACATTCGCCAGCAGCATTATGATACGGTCCAGCCCGGGGGCGATTCCCCCGTGGGGGGGTGCACCGTAACGGAAGGCGTTGATCATCCCCGCAAACTGGGAGTCAACCTCTTCCCGGGTGTAGCCTCCGATCTCGAAGGCCCGGTACATCACTTCGGGCTGATGGTTCCTGATTGCTCCTGAAGAGAGCTCCTCTCCGTTGCAGACCAGGTCGTACTGGAAGGCCAGGACCTCCAGGGGATCCTTTTCGTTCAGCGCCTCGAGGCCTCCCTGGGGCATGGAAAAGGGATTGTGGCTGAACTCGATTTTCCCGGTGTGTTCGTCCCGCTCGTACATGGGGTAATCGACGATCCAGCAGAAGCGGAAGCTGTTCTTTTCAAGCAGGTCCAGGTCCCTGCCCAGTTTGTTGCGTACCTGTCCGGCGATGGCGGCGGCGCTTCTGCTCTGGTCGCAGACAAAGAAAACCACGTCCCCGTCGCTCACGTCGCAGGCATCGGCAATGGCCTTTATCCTCTCCTCGGAGAGAAACTTGGCGATGGGGCTCTTGACCTCACCGTCGGTCCAGGTAATATAGGCCAGTCCCTTGGAACCTACGGACTGGGCATACTCGATGAGTTTGTCAAAGAAGGAGCGGGGCTGCCCGGCAATACCCTTGACCGGCAGAGCCCGTACCACCGCACCGGAGGCGATAGCCCCGGCGAAAGCCTTGAAATCCGAGCCCTTGAAGGCTTCGGTCACATCCCGGATAACGATGGGGTTCCGCAGGTCCGGTTTGTCCGAACCGTACTTCAGCATTGCTTCGGCGTAGGGAATCCTCTCAAAAGGCGCGGACGAGATTTTCCAGTCCGAGAACTCGCTGAAAAGCCCGGTCATCAGCTCTTCGATTACGGCAAAGACCTCATCCTGTTCGACAAAGGACATCTCCATGTCGATCTGATAGAACTCTCCGGGGCTGCGATTGGCCCGGGCGTCCTCGTCGCGAAAGCAGGGGGCTATCTGAAAGTAGCGGTCAAAACCGGCCACCATCATAAGCTGCTTGTACTGCTGCGGCGCCTGGGGCAGGGCATAGAACTGACCGGGATGCAGCCGGGAAGGAACCAGGAAGTCCCGGGCGCCTTCGGGGCTGGAAGCGGTCAGAATCGGCGTCTGGAACTCGGTAAACCTGAGGGCCTCCATGCGGCGTCGTACCGAAGAGATAACCTTTGAACGCATCAGGATGTTCCTGTGGATAGTCTCCCGCCGCAGATCCAGGTAGCGGTAGGTCAGACGCAGCTCCTCGGGCTCCTTGTCTTCGGGGAAAACCTGGAAGGGCAGGGGACTGCACTTTCCCAGAATCTCGTAGTTCTTTATCTCTACCTCGATCTCTCCGGTCTCGATCTTCGGATTCACCGTTTCCGGGTCCCGGCGCTTGACCGTTCCCGTCACACGGATGCAGTTTTCCTTCTGCAGATGGGCGACTTCGTATTTGAAACCCGATTCGGGGTAGCTGACCAGCTGGGTAATCCCGTAATTGTCCCGCAGGTCGATAAAGAGGACTCCCCCATGGTCCCGATGGTTATTAATCCACCCGGAAAGGGTCACCTCCTGCCCGACATGGGACTCCCGTAATTCATTCAAGCGGTGAGTGCGGTACATACTCATGTTTTACCCCGTTGTAGTGTGAAAAAACTGGAAAAAGTTTCCTGATATTATCAGATTTAAAACTATCGTTGCAATAAAGCCTCAAGACCCTTTTTAAAGACCGAAGCGGTCGCGGATCAGGGCCTGCACCGCCTGGGGGTCCGCCTTGCCGCCTGAAGCACGCATGATCTGACCCACAAAAAAGCCGATGGGCTTCATGTCGCCGTTTTTCAGCTGCTCCACCGCCTGGGGGTTTTCCGCGGCAATTTTGTCCACAAGGGCCGCAAGCTCCTCGGAATTGTCCTCCTGCTCGAGGCCACGCTCGGCGACGATGCTCTCAGGGTCCCGGTCCTCTTCCAGCACCGCCTCCAGAACCTCCCGTGCCCCGTTGCGGTTGATCCGGTTCTCATCCACAAGGCGGATAAGCGTCGCAAGGCGTTCGGGACTCAGGCTGCTCGAGGCGATCTCCTCCTCCCGCCTCTTCAGGTATTTCTGCACGTCTCCGGTAATCCAGGCGGCGGCGTTCTGAGGCTCCGATCCCAGGGCGACAACGGCTTCAAAATAATCAGCCGTGCTTTTTTCCTCCGTCAGGAGTTCAGCCTGAACCGCCTTGAGCCCCAGTTCCTCGACAAAGCGGGTCCGCCGCGCCAGGGGCAGTTCAGTCATGGCCCCGTCCACCCGGGACAGAAAAGCCTCGTCCGGCCGGAAAGGGGGCAGGTCGGGTTCGGGAAAATAACGGTAATCGTGGGCGCTCTCCTTGGACCGCATGGATTCGGTCCTGGCCGACGCTTCGT
It encodes the following:
- the aspS gene encoding aspartate--tRNA ligase; amino-acid sequence: MSMYRTHRLNELRESHVGQEVTLSGWINNHRDHGGVLFIDLRDNYGITQLVSYPESGFKYEVAHLQKENCIRVTGTVKRRDPETVNPKIETGEIEVEIKNYEILGKCSPLPFQVFPEDKEPEELRLTYRYLDLRRETIHRNILMRSKVISSVRRRMEALRFTEFQTPILTASSPEGARDFLVPSRLHPGQFYALPQAPQQYKQLMMVAGFDRYFQIAPCFRDEDARANRSPGEFYQIDMEMSFVEQDEVFAVIEELMTGLFSEFSDWKISSAPFERIPYAEAMLKYGSDKPDLRNPIVIRDVTEAFKGSDFKAFAGAIASGAVVRALPVKGIAGQPRSFFDKLIEYAQSVGSKGLAYITWTDGEVKSPIAKFLSEERIKAIADACDVSDGDVVFFVCDQSRSAAAIAGQVRNKLGRDLDLLEKNSFRFCWIVDYPMYERDEHTGKIEFSHNPFSMPQGGLEALNEKDPLEVLAFQYDLVCNGEELSSGAIRNHQPEVMYRAFEIGGYTREEVDSQFAGMINAFRYGAPPHGGIAPGLDRIIMLLANVENLREIVAFPMNQKAQEPMMGSPREVSEKQLEELHIRVELPDEEL